Proteins found in one Salvelinus alpinus chromosome 11, SLU_Salpinus.1, whole genome shotgun sequence genomic segment:
- the LOC139534080 gene encoding DENN domain-containing protein 5B-like isoform X3 translates to MSGTNAASGAAPCRFAHYFVICGIDTETGLEPDELAALYQWLEADRQGRDPDTAAAGENFEQSPLKRTFKSKVLAHYPENVEWNPFDQDAVNMLCMPKGLSFRTQADSREPQFHSFLITREDGSRTYGFVHTFYEEVTSPQICSAMQTLYQMHQAENPSSATPSSSSSSSMDSLASSLDEADSPSSSSCRSAACGGYDASRDTLYVSKALCLITPMPFMHGCRRFLSQMHRAVTAASPPPLPLESYVHNILYEVPLPPPGRSLKFHGVYEPIVCQRPGPGELPLADFPLGQTFTLLGVENLVQLFNCTLLEMQILLYSQDYQRLMTVAEGITTLLFPFQWQHVYVPILPASLLHFLDAPVPYLMGLQSKEGTDRSKLELPQEANLCFVDIDNHCIELPEDFPQFPNKPEFIQELSEVLLHYGISPVGGAPPTSVPTSSTTTTPGSVSTRHPGLKSQQALRELEDDGRNGNLGGEQLAVLELLQGNATLERLQALAKRTGVRVEALRGVGGEGEAQGGRTAVEEEELRNAKLNVQLREVFASRFTTMFADYEAFVIQSAPDLESWLTNREQMHNFDKASFLSDQPEPYLPFLSHFIETQMFATFIDNKIMSQWEEKEPLLRVFDGRIDKARLYNVRAPSLRSSNYQRCTILKESAQAIEQRLMKIDHTAIHPHLLDMKIGQGKYEQGFFPKLQSDVLSVGPTNNNRWSNRTATAQRRKDRHRQQTEHLTLDNDLKEKYMQEARSLGKNLRQPKLSDLSPAVIAQTNWKFVEGLLKECRMKTKRMLVEKMGREAVELGHGEANITGLEENTLIASLCDLLERIWSHGLQVKQGKSALWSHLLHYQAREEKLEQQQAESPVSNGPERRKSESSIGMPSLRASVIQDMRHIQSMGEIKTDVGRARAWIRLSLEKKLLSQHLKQLLSRQALTKKLYKRYAFLRCEEEKEQFLFHLLSLNTVDYFCFTSVFTTIMIPYRAVIIPIKKLSNAMTTSNPWVCVSGELGDSGVRQITKNVLEMTFDCQNLGKLTTVQLGHDNSGLLAKWLVDCVMVRNEITGHTYKFPCGRWLGKGVDDGSLERVLIGELALPNADEDSGRGCRTPDMQHSPGQTRRVSITSMGGRGYKPTSAQIQEAIGEAVNSICKHFHKPEKERGSLTILLCGEVGLVGALEQFFHNGFKSARLFQKTVFVWDFVEKAVAYMESADQMGDMQETAEPLGLTCVSLCHYVSAINSSPRNIGKDGKFQLLVCLGARDRLLIQWLPLLVECPVIQRMYEESALLRDRTTVNALIAVLQTLHDFPITLEASLVKGIDL, encoded by the exons CTTTGTACCAATGGCTAGAGGCTGACCGCCAAGGCAGGGACCCCGATACAGCAGCCGCAG ggGAGAACTTTGAGCAGAGCCCTTTGAAGAGGACGTTCAAGTCTAAAGTCCTGGCCCACTACCCTGAGAACGTGGAGTGGAACCCTTTCGACCAGGATGCTGTCAACATG CTCTGTATGCCCAAAGGCCTGTCGTTCAGGACACAGGCAGACAGCCGCGAGCCCCAGTTCCACTCCTTCCTGATCACGCGGGAGGACGGCTCTCGCACCTACGGCTTCGTCCACACCTTCTACGAGGAGGTGACGTCGCCTCAGATCTGCTCGGCCATGCAGACCCTCTACCAGATGCACCAGGCAGAGAACCCTTCCTccgccaccccctcctcctcttcctcctccagtaTGGACTCTCTGGCTAGCAGCCTCGACGAAGCAGATTCTCCATCGTCATCCTCGTGCCGGTCGGCGGCGTGCGGCGGCTACGACGCGTCGCGGGACACCCTCTACGTCTCCAAGGCGTTGTGTCTGATCACGCCCATGCCCTTCATGCACGGCTGCCGCCGTTTCCTGTCCCAGATGCACCGGGCCGTCACGGCCGCCTCGCCCCCGCCCCTCCCCCTAGAGAGCTACGTGCACAACATCCTGTACGAGGTGCCCCTGCCCCCTCCGGGGCGCTCGCTGAAGTTCCACGGGGTGTACGAGCCCATCGTGTGTCAGCGTCCTGGGCCTGGGGAGCTGCCTCTGGCTGACTTCCCTCTGGGCCAGACCTTCACTCTGCTGGGGGTAGAGAACCTGGTGCAGCTCTTCAACTGTACCCTGCTGGAGATGCAGATCCTGCTCTACTCACAGG ACTACCAGCGGTTGATGACAGTTGCGGAGGGCATCACCACCCTGCTCTTCCCGTTCCAGTGGCAGCATGTCTACGTGCCCATCCTACCCGCCTCACTGCTGCACTTCCTGGATGCCCCCGTGCCCTACCTCATGGGCCTGCAGTCCAAGGAGGGCACCGACCGCTCCAAACTAGAGCTGCCACAGGAG GCTAACCTGTGCTTCGTGGACATTGACAACCACTGCATCGAGCTGCCTGAGGACTTCCCCCAGTTCCCTAACAAACCAGAGTTCATCCAGGAGCTCAGTGAAGTCCTCCTCCACTACGGCATATCCCCAGTGGGGGGCGCTCCTCCAACCTCTgtccccacctcctccaccaccaccacccctgggTCCGTCTCTACCCGTCACCCTGGTCTGAAGAGCCAACAGGCCCTGAGGGAGCTAGAGGACGATGGGAGGAATGGGAACCTAGGAGGGGAGCAGTTAGCTGTGTTGGAGCTTCTCCAAGGGAACGCTACTCTGGAAAGACTCCAGGCTCTGGCTAAGAGAACGGGGGTCCGTGTGGAAGCCCTGAGGGGGGTAGGGGGTGAGGGAGAGGCCCAGGGGGGGAGGACGGCAGTCGAAGAGGAGGAGCTGAGGAACGCTAAGCTGAATGTACAGCTGAGGGAGGTGTTCGCTAGCAGGTTTACCACGATGTTCGCGGACTATGAGGCCTTCGTCATCCAAAGCGCTCCGGACCTGGAGTCCTGGCTCACCAACCGAGAGCAGATGCACAACTTTGATAAG gcATCCTTCCTATCTGACCAGCCGGAGCCCTACCTGCCCTTCCTGTCCCACTTCATCGAGACCCAGATGTTCGCCACCTTCATCGACAACAAGATCATGTCCCAATGGGAGGAGAAGGAGCCGCTGCTCCGCGTCTTCGACGGACGCATCGATAAAGCTCGTCTATACAATGTTCGAGCCCCAAGTCTGCGGTCCTCCAACTACCAGAGGTGCACCATCCTCAAGGAGTCGG CCCAGGCCATCGAACAGCGGCTGATGAAAATCGACCACACAGCCATCCACCCCCACCTGTTGGATATGAAGATTGGACAGGGCAAATATGAACAGGGCTTCTTCCCCAAGCTGCAGTCTGACGTGCTCTCAGTCGGACCCACCAATAACAA CAGGTGGTCCAATCGTACCGCTACGGCTCAGCGCAGGAAAGACCGTCACAGACAACAAACAGAACACCTGACTCTAGATAACGACCTCAAAGAG AAGTACATGCAGGAGGCTCGGAGCCTGGGGAAGAACCTCCGTCAGCCCAAGCTGTCTGACCTCTCACCTGCCGTCATCGCTCAGACCAACTGGAAGTTTGTGGAGGGACTACTCAAGGAGTGTCGCATGAAG ACTAAGCGTATGTTGGTGGAGAAGATGGGCAGGGAGGCGGTGGAGCTGGGTCATGGGGAGGCCAACATCACAGGTCTGGAGGAGAACACTCTCATCGCCTCCCTCTGTGACCTGCTGGAGAGGATCTGGAGCCACGGCCTACAAGTCAAACAG GGGAAGTCAGCACTGTGGTCCCACCTGCTGCACTACCAGGCCAGAGAggagaaactggagcagcagcaggcaGAGTCACCAG TGTCAAACGGTCCAGAGAGACGAAAGTCTGAGTCGTCAATAGGGATGCCATCACTGCGAGCGTCCGTCATACAGGATATGAG aCACATCCAGAGTATGGGGGAGATAAAGACTGATGTGGGCAGAGCGAGGGCCTGGATCCGTCTTTCTCTGGAGAAGAAGCTACTCTCCCAACACCTCAAACAACTGCTGTCCCGCCAAGCCTTAACCaa GAAGCTGTATAAGCGCTACGCCTTCCTGCGCtgtgaggaggagaaggagcagtTCCTGTTTCACCTGCTCTCCCTCAACACTGTCGACTACTTTTGTTTCACCAGTGTCTTCACCACTATCA TGATCCCGTACCGCGCCGTCATCATCCCCATCAAGAAGCTGAGCAACGCCATGACGACCTCCAacccgtgggtgtgtgtgtcgggTGAGCTGGGCGACTCGGGCGTCAGGCAGATCACCAAGAACGTCCTGGAGATGACCTTCGAT TGTCAGAACCTGGGTAAGCTGACTACAGTCCAGTTGGGTCATGATAACTCTGGGCTGCTGGCTAAATGGTTGGTGGACTGTGTCATGGTCCGCAACGAGATCACAGGACACACCTACAAGTTCCCGTGTGGGCGGTGGCTTGGCAAAGGCGTGGACGACGGCAGTCTGGAGCGCGTTCTGATTGGTGAGCTGGCGTTGCCCAACGCCGATGAGGATTCTGGGAGAGGGTGTCGCACGCCCGACATGCAGCATTCGCCGGGTCAGACCAGGCGGGTCAGCATCACCTCGATGGGAGGACGCGGATACA AGCCCACCTCAGCTCAAATCCAGGAGGCCATCGGCGAGGCAGTGAACAGCATCTGCAAGCACTTCCACAAGCCTgagaaagag agggGCAGTCTGACCATCCTGCTCTGTGGTGAGGTTGGTCTGGTCGGGGCTCTGGAGCAGTTCTTCCACAACGGCTTCAAGTCCGCCCGCCTCTTCCAGAAGACTGTCTTTGTCTGGGACTTTGTGG AGAAGGCGGTGGCTTACATGGAGTCAGCAGACCAGATGGGGGACATGCAGGAGACTGCTGAGCCCCTGGGCCtgacctgtgtctctctctgtcactatgTCAGTGCCATCAACTCCTCGCCCAGGAACATTGGCAAGGATGGCAAGTTCCAGCTGCTTGTCTGCCTCGGGGCCAG agATCGTCTGCTGATTCAGTGGCTCCCTCTGTTGGTGGAGTGTCCAGTGATCCAGCGGATGTATGAGGAGTCTGCTCTGCTGCGGGACCGGACCACGGTCAATGCTCTCATCGCTGTCCTGCAGACCCTCCACGACTTCCCCATCACCCTGGAGGCCTCGCTTGTCAAGGGCATCGACCTTTAA